Part of the Caretta caretta isolate rCarCar2 chromosome 7, rCarCar1.hap1, whole genome shotgun sequence genome is shown below.
CCTTTGCCTTGCAGGTCCTAGGCTTCTTTAAGGGGATGAGTTTCCCACTGCTGAGCGTGGCCCTGGTCAACTCAGTGATGTTTGGGGCCTACAGCAATGCCCTGCTGTACCTGAGTGCCACCCACCACCACGAACACCGTGCCAACTCCCCCAGCTACGCCCATGTCCTCACTGCTGGCAGCTTCTCCGGCCTGATGCAGGTGAGGGACCAGGCAGCTcatgggggggaagagagcagaACTCCTGGCTTCTAGCCCTACCTCTGGTAGGGGAAGGGAGttgggtccagtggttagagcaggggggagctgggagtcaagactcctgggttctatcccagctcagGGAAGGGCAGTGGGGTCGAAGTGGGTTAAAgcaagcagggctgggagctaggacacTTGGGGTTCTCTATTGCATGTCAGTATTTTCCCTTAAGGAACTAACCAGGGGactcattttttcccccattccctcccccgcaccccaattTCAGGCCGTGGTCCTGGCTCCTGTTGACCTGATCAAAGTTCGGCTGCAGAACCAGACTCACTCCTATGGGCTGAGGAGTCCAGTGGGGGGCCCTGGAGCCCAGTACCGGGGCCCGGTGCACTGTGGTGCCTGCATATTCCGTGAGGAGGGGGTACTGGGCCTGTTCCGGGGCACCTGGGCCCTGGTGCTGCGAGATACACCCACTATGCCCGTCTACTTCCTCACCTACGTCAGCCTGTGCCGGGCTGTgacagagccggggagagaaccggGTGAGAGGGGAAGTGGACTGGAGGGGGCTATCCATCTTGCCGGGGGAAGAGACTGTAGGGAACTGGGATTCCTGTTGTGTAATGTGTGTACTTTGATGGGCCaaagacaattaagacagatCTTTGCACACAGTGCTATAATGCAGCCACTGCTTGGGTGGAAACTGACAGGTGTTGACCAaccaaccccaacccctgccctgggGACAGCACTGACTGAGCGGTAATGGCCCCTGCCAAGCCCTGCCTCTCCTGTAGTTAAGCCCTAACTCTCTTCCCTTTGCTCCCAGGCCCGATGACAGTTTTCATAGCTGGGGGCTGTGCTGGCACAGTCTCCTGGGCCTTAGCCACGCCCATGGATGTGATCAAGGCCCGGCTCCAGATGGACGGGGTGAAGGGACTGTCCTACCACGGGGTCTTGGATTGCATCCGCATCAGCGTTCGGCACGAGGGACCCTGGGTTTTCCTAAAGGGCCTTGCCCTGAACAGCATCCGTGCCTTCCCTGTCAACGCGGTGACCTTCTTGAGCTACGAGAACATCCTGAAACTCATCCgctgagccccaccctgctccctgcagcatcaTTCCCCTCCATCACCACACTGGGAgccagcactgactgccaggggagagcaccccttACTGAGCCCCGCAGCAGAGTGCCCCCGGCGTTGTGCTGGGGCATGGAGGTCAGCACCGACTGCAAGAGCAAGGCAGGATCACCCCTCCTACAGTCTATCCCCCAAGGTTAGGCTGTGTCCTAGATTCAAATGTCCTGAGTGACGTTTGTTCTCCCCACTTTCCATGCATCTTAGCACCTCGGGGAGAGGAACTGCCTGGCAGTGGTGGGGAGGGTTAGTGACTTGGGAGCTGGGGATGAAAGAGAGGGAATGAGAACTGAGGAGCTCGTCTAGGGGgtaggggaagaggagagagagtgagtgagtgtgcgCGCGAGAGCGGGGGGAATGGTCATGCTGCTAAAAAACACAGTCACCAGTGaggcctcctgggttctatgccagATCTAGGACTAGAGGGGGAGTCAGTTctgctgggttcttttcccagctctgggaggggagtggggcccagTGGTGCatgtgggggaaaggaggggccATAGGCAGAGCAGTGTGGGGGAAGGAGTTCTAGGAGTAGGAGGATTTCTCCTTATCCAGCTATAGCAGCATTTCCCTAGCAACCAAAATTCTACTTAATACTCAGTCAGCAAACTCTCTGCTGTTGACCCAGTCTGACAGGCATAGAGACCCTGCCACCGCCACCCTGGAGCAGGCTGCAATGTGCAGGGACCAAGGGAGGCAAGCTAAACCTATTAGACAATAGCCCcagagtcaggaattgaagcTAGGAGTCCtgtcacccctgctctaacccaccacaccccactcccctcctagagctggcAGAAAACCCCCAGGTGGCCTAACTCCCTGCTCTGTGATTTTTAGCTGTAACCCACTAGACAAGCCCCTCCAagcccactagaccccactctctaCCAAGCGCTCAGAAGATCCCTAATACAAGCTCTTTGCCACAATACCTGGAGGGCTGGGTCTTTGCCATAGATGTGATGGAACAGTAGAGGCTTCCCAGCTCATTTACTGccgtgggagggggggaaaatcGGAGAGGCAGGTCCCTGTCCTTGCCAGCTCCCTGTGGCCCCTCTGGCTGCTCCCATCCTCCTAGGGTACATCTCAGGAAATGCAAGCCAGCAACGTGGCAACGGATTCCTTCGCTGCTGCACAGGAGGGACAATCCTCCCTGAATGGCACAGCTCACTGCACTGCACGGGAGGGAAAGCCAGGCCAGGATTGGACATCCCGTTCCTAACTCTGTTGGAGTTTCATGGTTAGAGCCTAAGGTGCAAAGCAGGAAAGGGACATGCCCCAAAgttcacagatttcagagtaacagccgtgttagtctgtattcgcaaaaagaaaaggagtacttgtggcaccttagagactaaccaatttatttgagcataagctttcatgagctacagctcacttcatcagatgcatactgtggaaaatacagaagatgttcttgtacatacaaaccatgaaaaaatgggtgtttaccactacaaaaggttctctctccccctaccccactctcctgttggtaatagcttatctaaaaagtgatctctctccttacaatgcatatgataatcaaggtgggccatttccagcacaaacttcaaaaccagactccagcgagagactgttgaattggaattcatttgcaaattggatacaattaactcacgcttgaatagggactgggagtggctaagtcattatgcaaggtaacctatttccccttgttttttcctacccccccccccagacattcttgttaaaccctggaaatggcccaccttgatcatcatatgcattgtaaggagagtgatcactttagataagctattaccaacaggagagtgggtttgtggggggggtggggagaaaacctggatttgtgctggaaatggcccgacttgattatcatacacattgtaaggagagtgatcactttagataagctattaccagcaggagagtggggtggggggagagaaaaccttttgtagtggtaaacacccattttttcatggtttgtatgtacaagaacatcttctgtattttccacggtatgcatctgatgaagtgagctgtagctcacgaaagcttatgctcaaataaaaaagTTCACAGAGCGAGTCtggaatagagcccaggagttCTGGATCCTGCTTCCCTGTCTCTATCCATGAGAGCTCACTCTGCTCCTAGAACCAGGATAGCactcaggaatcctgactcccagcccccctgctttaACCCACTAAACCCTgccactgtgctcagcaccagGAATACAGTCCAGGGGTGCTGAAGCCCAGCACCCCCTGTTCTAACCCATTAGATTTCACTGTGCTctgagagccaggaatagaactcacaAGTTCCAACTCTCAGTCCCTGCCTTCCACTTGAATGttcacagatattaaggtcagaagggaccattatgatcatctagtctgacctcctgtacaacgcaggccactgaatctcacccacccactcctgtgaaaaacctctcatctaggtctgagctgttgaagtcctcaaatcgtggtttaaagacttcaaggagcagagaatcctccagcaagtgacccgtgccccacactacagaggaaggcaaaacacctccagggcctcttccaatctgccctggaggaaaattccttcctgaccccaaataaggtgatcagctaaaccctgagcatatgggcaagattcaccagccagatacccaggaaagaattttctgtagtaactcagatcccaccccatctaacgtctcatcacaggccattgggcctatttaccatgaatatttaataagatcaattaattgccaaaatcatgttgttatcccatcataccatctcctccataaacttatcgagtctaatcttaaagccagataggtcttttgcccccactgcttcccttagaagactattccaaaacttcactcttctgatggttagaaaccttcgtctaatttcaagtctaaacttcccaatgaccagtttatatccatttgttcttgtgtccacattggtactgagcttaaataattcctctccctctccagtatttatccctcggatatatttatagagagcaatcatatctcccctcagccttcttttagttaggctaaacaagccaagctccttgagtctcctttcataagacatgttttccattcctcgatcatcctagtagcccttctctgtacctgttccagtttgaattcatccttcttaaacacgggagaccagaactgcacacagtattccaggtgaggtctcaccagtgccttgtataacggtactaaaacctccttatctctactggaaatacctctcctgatgcatcccaagaccgcattagtttttttcacagccatatcacattggcggctcatagtcatcctatgatcaaccaatactccaaggtccttctcctcctccattacttctaattgatgtgtccccagcttataactaaaattcttgttgttaatccctaaatgcatagccttacacttctcactattaaatttcatcctattactattactccagtttacaaggtcatccagatcctcctgtatgatatcccggtctctctctaaattggcaatacctcccagctttgtatcatctgcaaactttattagcacactcgcactttttgtgccaaggtcagtaataaaaattaaataagattggtcccaaaactgatccctgaggaactccactagtaacctccctccagcctgacagttcacctttcagtaggacccgctgtagtctccctgttaatcaattccttatccacctttcaattttcatattgatccccatcttttccagtttaactaataattcccccatgtggcacggtatcaaacgccttactgaaatctaggtaaattagatccactgcatttcctttgtctaaaaaaaaaaaaaaaaaaaaaaaagttactttctcaaaggagatcaggttggtttggcacggcacaatctaccttttgtaaaaccatg
Proteins encoded:
- the SLC25A45 gene encoding solute carrier family 25 member 45 isoform X1, translated to MRGLIRTLYSPCALLTMPVEEFVAGWISGAVGLALGHPVDTVKVRLQTQSGYRGILDCVIKTYCNETVLGFFKGMSFPLLSVALVNSVMFGAYSNALLYLSATHHHEHRANSPSYAHVLTAGSFSGLMQAVVLAPVDLIKVRLQNQTHSYGLRSPVGGPGAQYRGPVHCGACIFREEGVLGLFRGTWALVLRDTPTMPVYFLTYVSLCRAVTEPGREPGPMTVFIAGGCAGTVSWALATPMDVIKARLQMDGVKGLSYHGVLDCIRISVRHEGPWVFLKGLALNSIRAFPVNAVTFLSYENILKLIR
- the SLC25A45 gene encoding solute carrier family 25 member 45 isoform X2, whose translation is MRGLIRTLYSPCALLTMPVEEFVAGWISGAVGLALGHPVDTVKVRLQTQSGYRGILDCVIKTYCNETVLGFFKGMSFPLLSVALVNSVMFGAYSNALLYLSATHHHEHRANSPSYAHVLTAGSFSGLMQAVVLAPVDLIKVRLQNQTHSYGLRSPVGGPGAQYRGPVHCGACIFREEGVLGLFRGTWALVLRDTPTMPVYFLTYVSLCRAVTEPGREPGERGSGLEGAIHLAGGRDCRELGFLLCNVCTLMGQRQLRQIFAHSAIMQPLLGWKLTGVDQPTPTPALGTALTER
- the SLC25A45 gene encoding solute carrier family 25 member 45 isoform X3, coding for MPVEEFVAGWISGAVGLALGHPVDTVKVRLQTQSGYRGILDCVIKTYCNETVLGFFKGMSFPLLSVALVNSVMFGAYSNALLYLSATHHHEHRANSPSYAHVLTAGSFSGLMQAVVLAPVDLIKVRLQNQTHSYGLRSPVGGPGAQYRGPVHCGACIFREEGVLGLFRGTWALVLRDTPTMPVYFLTYVSLCRAVTEPGREPGPMTVFIAGGCAGTVSWALATPMDVIKARLQMDGVKGLSYHGVLDCIRISVRHEGPWVFLKGLALNSIRAFPVNAVTFLSYENILKLIR
- the SLC25A45 gene encoding solute carrier family 25 member 45 isoform X4, which translates into the protein MRGLIRTLYSPCALLTMPVEEFVAGWISGAVGLALGHPVDTVKVRLQTQSGYRGILDCVIKTYCNETAVVLAPVDLIKVRLQNQTHSYGLRSPVGGPGAQYRGPVHCGACIFREEGVLGLFRGTWALVLRDTPTMPVYFLTYVSLCRAVTEPGREPGPMTVFIAGGCAGTVSWALATPMDVIKARLQMDGVKGLSYHGVLDCIRISVRHEGPWVFLKGLALNSIRAFPVNAVTFLSYENILKLIR